A genomic region of Papaver somniferum cultivar HN1 chromosome 7, ASM357369v1, whole genome shotgun sequence contains the following coding sequences:
- the LOC113294972 gene encoding uncharacterized protein LOC113294972 — MNSVFGPYFRKFVLVFFDDILVYNPTIQEHVHHLSIVISLLRKHKLYVKYSKCCFAQSSLEYLRHIITADGVAADLEKIACMKSWPIPTNIKQLRGFLGLTCYYRKFIGSIAKPLTDLLKKNAFLWSPSAEEAFHTLKNTMYTTPVLALPAFTKKFVVETDA; from the coding sequence ATGAATTCTGTTTTTGGGCCATATTTTAGAAaatttgttcttgtgttttttgATGACATCCTAGTGTATAACCCTACCATCCAAGAGCATGTGCATCACCTCTCAATAGTGATTTCACTTCTCAGAAAACACAAGTTATATGTCAAGTATTCCAAGTGCTGCTTTGCACAATCTTCTTTAGAATATTTAAGACATATCATTACAGCTGATGGAGTGGCAGCTGACCTTGAGAAGATTGCTTGCATGAAGTCTTGGCCTATTCCTACAAACATCAAGCAACTAAGAGGGTTTTTGGGCCTCACATGTTACTACAGAAAGTTTATTGGGTCTATTGCTAAACCACTTACAgatcttttgaagaaaaatgcATTCTTATGGTCTCCCTCGGCAGAAGAAGCTTTCCATACACTTAAGAATACTATGTATACCACCCCTGTTCTTGCTCTTCCTGCCTTCACCAAAAAGTTTGTAGTGGAAACAGATGCATGA